The region AAGAAAGGAATAAATCCTTCGTATCAGAGAATAAAAATTTTTGAGTATCTTCAGAATAACAAAAACCACCCAACTGTAGAAATGATATATAAGGATCTGGCGTCAAAGATTCCCACACTATCTAAAACAACTATCTACAATACTTTAAAGCTATTTGCAGAAAAAGGGATAGTTAGTTTATTAATTATTGATCAAACAGAAATAAGAGTAGACCCCAACGTAGCTTTTCATACACACCTTTTCTGTATGAACTGCAACAAAATACATGATGTAATGCTTAGCAACACTCCTTTTGAGTCCATAAAAAGGGAATCCGAAGAAAAAGGATATAAAATAAGGGAAATACAAATAACTTTAAGAGGTACTTGTAAGGATTGCTTAGAAAAAAACATTTTAAAAAGTGATTAAACCTCTTGACTGTTTGAATTTATAGTGCTAAATTCTTCTTAGAAGAGAGGAGATGAGCAAGGTGGAGCAAAAGAGAATAAGAAGTAGATATAAGTGTAAATTTTATGTAAATAAGTGGTGGTGGCAGGTGTTATAGGCACCTGCCATCCCATGGTTCGTAAAAAGAAGATTTTAAAACCATGGAGGCAGGTCCCAACTAAGGGATAGGCCTCCATAGTTTTTTCTAA is a window of Synergistota bacterium DNA encoding:
- a CDS encoding transcriptional repressor, with protein sequence MESSKEILKKKGINPSYQRIKIFEYLQNNKNHPTVEMIYKDLASKIPTLSKTTIYNTLKLFAEKGIVSLLIIDQTEIRVDPNVAFHTHLFCMNCNKIHDVMLSNTPFESIKRESEEKGYKIREIQITLRGTCKDCLEKNILKSD